A window of Hevea brasiliensis isolate MT/VB/25A 57/8 chromosome 14, ASM3005281v1, whole genome shotgun sequence contains these coding sequences:
- the LOC131173191 gene encoding serine carboxypeptidase-like 40, with amino-acid sequence MERNPCFLLVFFLILSCFVAESYGAKEGEVLGKFNKAKFSENSGIDKRPFEVIDLSQEEEITDANKQIVDTLFGINLSSVGGSKENDRIQSLPGQPKVAFEQYGGYITVDKSAGRAYYYYFVEAKHSKESLPLLLWLNGGPGCSSLAYGAMEELGPFRVHSDGKTLYNNNFSWNEAANVLFLESPAGVGFSYSNRTSDYNDFGDRKTAADNYLFLKHWLKRFPEYKSRDLYISGESYAGHYVPQLAHTILYHNKKANQTIINLKGIAIGNAVINDETDNLGMYDYYGNHALTSPETVQKIHQYCNFSPDFVSKQSRECNLASGKADHDTADIDIYNIYWPLCHNGNLTAKPKQASLAYFDPCSDYYVQAYFNTPEVQEAMHANVTKLNHDWEPCSDILGSWKDSPSTVIPLLQEFMANGLRVWIYSGDTDGRVPVTSTQYSIAKMKLPTKTEWYPWYLNGEVGGYSQVYQGDLTFVTVRGAGHQVPSYQPERSLSMIKHFLSGNPLPKVVHHGGHLP; translated from the exons ATGGAGAGAAACCCATGTTTTCTTCTTGTTTTCTTTCTTATTCTTTCATGCTTTGTGGCTGAAAGCTATGGAGCAAAGGAAGGTGAAGTACTCGGAAAATTCAACAAGGCCAAGTTTAGTGAAAACTCTGGCATTGATAAAAGGCCTTTTGAGGTGATTGATctaagccaagaagaggaaattaCAGATGCGAACAAGCAAATAGTTGATACTCTTTTTGGTATAAATCTATCATCAGTTGGAGGCTCTAAAGAAAATGATAGGATTCAGAGCTTGCCTGGGCAACCTAAGGTggcatttgaacaatatggtGGTTATATTACTGTGGATAAATCAGCTGGGagggcttattattattattttgttgaaGCTAAGCATTCAAAAGAGTCATTGCCCCTTCTTCTGTGGCTGAATGGAG GCCCTGGTTGCTCATCTCTGGCTTATGGAGCAATGGAAGAGCTTGGACCATTTAGAGTACATAGTGATGGCAAAACACTTTATAACAACAATTTTTCATGGAATGAGG CTGCAAATGTTCTGTTTTTAGAGTCGCCTGCTGGAGTAGGGTTTTCATACTCTAACAGGACATCCGATTATAATGACTTTGGAGATAGAAAAACAGCTGCAGATAATTATTTGTTTTTGAAACATTGGTTGAAAAGATTTCCTGAATATAAAAGTAGGGACTTGTACATTTCTGGGGAAAGCTACGCAGGGCATTACGTGCCTCAACTTGCACATACCATTCTTTACCATAACAAGAAGGCCAACCAGACCATCATCAACCTCAAAGGAATTGCA ATTGGAAATGCAGTAATCAATGACGAAACAGATAATCTAGGGATGTATGACTACTACGGAAATCATGCTTTAACTTCACCAGAAACAGTGCAAAAGATCCATCAGTACTGTAATTTCTCACCTGATTTTGTCAGCAAGCAGTCCAGAGAGTGCAATTTAGCTTCTGGCAAAGCCGATCATGATACAGCTGATATTGATATTTATAACATCTACTGGCCTTTGTGCCACAATGGAAATCTCACAGCCAAGCCCAAGCAGGCCTCG TTGGCGTATTTTGATCCGTGCAGTGACTATTATGTGCAAGCTTATTTCAATACTCCTGAGGTCCAAGAAGCCATGCATGCCAATGTCACTAAGCTTAATCATGATTGGGAACCTTGCAGTGATATATTGGGTAGTTGGAAGGATAGCCCATCAACCGTTATTCCCTTACTACAGGAATTCATGGCAAATGGATTAAGAGTTTGGATATACAG TGGTGATACAGATGGAAGGGTACCTGTAACTTCTACACAGTACTCAATTGCAAAAATGAAACTTCCCACAAAAACTGAATGGTATCCATGGTACCTTAACGGGGAG GTTGGTGGGTACTCGCAGGTGTATCAAGGGGACTTGACATTTGTTACAGTAAGAGGTGCTGGACATCAAGTACCATCATACCAGCCTGAAAGATCACTTTCAATGATTAAACACTTCCTTTCTGGCAATCCCCTCCCAAAGGTAGTTCATCATGGCGGCCATTTGCCATAG